In the Phaeobacter gallaeciensis genome, one interval contains:
- a CDS encoding ABC transporter substrate-binding protein: MSLRKTMLAAATFAAFPFIAQADQGVTANNVSFAQVAAFEGPAAALGQGMRLGISAAFEEANAAGGVHGRTLTLDSMDDGYEPDRSAALVKSVVDANDHIGLIGAVGTPTASATQPIATAANVPFIGPFTGAGFLRDASHGNIFNVRATYATETEAWIEYLVDQQGMKSIALLYQDDGFGRVGLAGVTAALEKRGMTLAAEGTYTRNTTAVKKALLTIRKAKPDAVVMVGAYKPVAEFIKLSRKLKLDATFVNISFVGSEALAQELGDEGEGVIISQVVPFPWDSSIPVVAQYTEALKAYDAAAKPGFVSLEGYIVGRLAIKALEDAGKDLTRESFLAALSGLSTVDLGGAKMVFGANDNQGMDDVFLTRITADGGFAPVVPGGGS, from the coding sequence ATGTCACTCAGAAAAACAATGCTTGCAGCCGCCACTTTTGCAGCCTTTCCATTTATTGCGCAGGCAGATCAGGGGGTAACCGCGAACAATGTCTCTTTTGCCCAGGTCGCGGCCTTTGAAGGTCCGGCGGCCGCTCTTGGCCAAGGTATGCGCCTGGGGATTAGCGCTGCGTTCGAAGAGGCAAACGCCGCAGGAGGCGTGCATGGCCGGACCCTGACACTGGACAGTATGGATGACGGCTATGAACCCGATCGCTCCGCGGCGCTGGTCAAATCGGTAGTGGATGCAAACGACCACATCGGGCTGATCGGCGCTGTCGGCACCCCGACGGCTTCTGCGACCCAACCGATCGCGACCGCGGCAAATGTACCATTTATTGGTCCTTTCACCGGCGCCGGCTTCCTGCGCGATGCAAGCCACGGCAACATCTTCAACGTGCGCGCGACCTATGCCACCGAAACCGAAGCATGGATTGAATACCTCGTCGACCAGCAGGGAATGAAATCCATCGCACTGCTCTATCAGGACGATGGATTTGGCCGGGTTGGCCTCGCGGGCGTGACCGCCGCCCTTGAAAAGCGTGGCATGACGCTTGCTGCGGAAGGCACCTATACGCGCAACACCACCGCCGTCAAAAAGGCCCTGCTTACCATCCGCAAGGCAAAGCCGGACGCGGTCGTCATGGTTGGCGCTTACAAACCCGTGGCGGAATTCATCAAGCTCTCGCGCAAACTGAAGCTCGACGCGACCTTCGTGAACATCTCCTTTGTGGGATCCGAAGCCCTGGCACAGGAGCTGGGCGATGAAGGCGAAGGCGTCATCATCAGCCAGGTCGTCCCCTTCCCGTGGGACAGCTCCATTCCGGTCGTGGCACAATACACCGAAGCCTTGAAAGCCTATGACGCCGCAGCCAAGCCGGGCTTCGTATCGCTCGAAGGTTACATCGTCGGTCGTCTCGCCATCAAGGCGCTGGAGGATGCGGGCAAGGACCTGACCCGCGAAAGCTTCCTGGCGGCGCTGTCTGGCCTGTCCACGGTGGACCTTGGCGGCGCCAAGATGGTCTTTGGCGCCAACGACAACCAGGGCATGGATGACGTCTTTCTGACCCGGATCACCGCGGATGGTGGTTTTGCACCTGTCGTTCCGGGCGGCGGATCCTGA
- the tuf gene encoding elongation factor Tu, which produces MAKEKFERNKPHVNIGTVGHVDHGKTTLTAAITKYFGDFKAYDQIDGAPEEKARGITISTAHVEYETENRHYAHVDCPGHADYVKNMITGAAQMDGAILVVNAADGPMPQTREHILLARQVGVPALVVFMNKVDQVDDEELLELVEMEIRELLSSYDFPGDDIPIIAGSALAAMEGRDPEIGENKIKELMAAVDEYIPTPERAVDLPFLMPIEDVFSISGRGTVVTGRVERGVINVGDEIEIVGIHDTKKTTCTGVEMFRKLLDRGEAGDNIGALLRGVDRDGVERGQVLCKPGSVTPHTKFEAEAYILTKEEGGRHTPFFANYRPQFYFRTTDVTGTVTLPEGTEMVMPGDNLKFEVELIAPIAMEDGLRFAIREGGRTVGAGVVSKIIE; this is translated from the coding sequence ATGGCTAAGGAAAAGTTTGAGCGTAATAAACCGCACGTCAACATCGGCACCGTTGGCCACGTTGACCACGGCAAAACCACGCTGACCGCAGCGATCACCAAATACTTCGGTGACTTCAAAGCCTACGACCAGATCGACGGCGCACCGGAAGAAAAAGCCCGCGGCATCACCATCTCGACCGCCCATGTGGAATACGAGACCGAGAACCGCCACTATGCACACGTCGACTGCCCCGGCCACGCTGACTATGTGAAAAACATGATCACCGGTGCGGCGCAGATGGACGGCGCGATCCTGGTTGTGAACGCAGCTGACGGCCCGATGCCCCAGACCCGCGAGCACATCCTGCTGGCGCGTCAGGTTGGCGTTCCGGCGCTGGTCGTGTTCATGAACAAGGTTGACCAGGTCGACGACGAAGAGCTGCTCGAGCTCGTCGAGATGGAAATCCGCGAACTGCTGTCTTCCTACGACTTCCCGGGCGACGATATCCCGATCATCGCAGGTTCCGCTCTGGCGGCGATGGAAGGCCGTGACCCGGAAATCGGCGAAAACAAAATCAAGGAACTGATGGCGGCTGTGGATGAGTACATCCCGACCCCCGAGCGTGCCGTTGACCTGCCGTTCCTGATGCCGATCGAAGACGTGTTCTCGATCTCCGGTCGTGGTACCGTTGTGACCGGCCGTGTTGAGCGTGGCGTGATCAACGTTGGCGACGAAATCGAAATCGTCGGCATCCACGACACCAAGAAAACCACCTGCACCGGTGTTGAGATGTTCCGCAAGCTGCTGGACCGCGGCGAAGCCGGCGACAACATCGGCGCGCTGCTGCGTGGCGTTGACCGTGACGGCGTTGAGCGTGGTCAGGTTCTGTGTAAGCCGGGCTCCGTGACCCCGCACACCAAATTCGAGGCAGAAGCATATATTCTGACCAAAGAAGAAGGTGGCCGTCACACCCCGTTCTTTGCGAACTACCGTCCGCAGTTCTACTTCCGGACCACCGACGTGACCGGCACCGTGACCCTGCCGGAAGGCACCGAGATGGTGATGCCGGGCGACAACCTGAAGTTCGAAGTTGAACTGATCGCCCCGATCGCTATGGAAGACGGTCTGCGTTTCGCCATCCGCGAAGGCGGCCGCACCGTCGGCGCTGGCGTTGTTTCCAAAATCATCGAGTAA
- a CDS encoding methyl-accepting chemotaxis protein has protein sequence MIRELGSTLLRRLNVLSSIRGKITFILLTFTVVTGGAGYLIYQSFDRVSASVAEMTSDDLPTLAQSNGLIAAASKTKDAMIGVMIAQNIAALSSAASEVETSLSGLQTSITALPPEAQEEFETARSQVEGTLLTSIEARENVFEYSERFATMTKELQNIAAELQVVLLETADNAYFDISINGEDTISSIEETMFDLVENKFATLQSLLEIRAEINLMSGAALALTTTRDSAMVSIIRDIAVSSNDRLTGSIEVLKGSENGLSVVEELDSVLSTLNTAIAAAGTFRQVERDAVLEARQSADVALASAVDDMVFELTIAAEDASTNNRDTIQSLLDNEVAFMNTLLEINAKLGAFQIEALKIATSATVEQAKASQKALSGAATALAGYRDFGDGILAAGLDGLAAMAAPDTGLAHFRIQSLLADGTAVQAADDTAKAVLEIAGLASLRGRASQDAITDRAVNIAEDSTEVKSNLVTLAWMGAAFVSCVLVLNHLLIVRPLNRISLTTERLSQGDMSPVTGFDRASDEIARIAGALKVFRDGLVEKEEIERVAAEERAANQAQQTAAVNAVGTGLANLSRGDLTYRIEEELTDGYAQLKEDFNRTAETLNLTVVDVVAVAESIRNGSSEISQASDDLSHRTESQAATLEETAAALEELTASVRSAADGARDAATTTQDARREATDSGEVVENTVKAMKDIADSSDQIAQIIGVIDDIAFQTNLLALNAGVEAARAGDAGKGFAVVASEVRSLSQRTADAAHEIKVLITKSTEQVGLGVKLVDQAGQALRSIVDRVSYISSLVGNIADGTSEQATGLSEANIAVSQLDQVTQQNAAMVEQTNAAGHLLSSDAEKLATLMGGFTVSSSAHVAGDILELREVPPDEWPMAQSA, from the coding sequence ATGATCCGGGAACTGGGATCCACCCTCTTACGCCGTCTGAACGTGCTGTCGAGTATTCGGGGCAAAATCACGTTCATCCTGCTGACCTTCACAGTCGTGACCGGGGGCGCAGGATATCTTATCTATCAGTCGTTCGACCGTGTTTCGGCCAGCGTCGCGGAAATGACCTCCGACGATTTGCCGACGCTGGCGCAAAGCAACGGGCTGATTGCGGCCGCGTCCAAAACCAAAGACGCCATGATCGGTGTGATGATCGCGCAAAACATCGCTGCCCTTTCGTCGGCGGCCTCCGAGGTCGAGACATCTCTGAGCGGCCTGCAGACCTCGATCACAGCCCTGCCGCCAGAGGCCCAGGAAGAATTCGAGACCGCCCGCAGCCAGGTCGAAGGCACCCTGCTGACTTCCATTGAGGCCCGCGAGAATGTTTTTGAATACTCCGAACGCTTTGCCACTATGACCAAGGAATTGCAAAACATCGCCGCCGAGCTGCAGGTGGTTTTGCTTGAGACGGCAGACAATGCCTATTTCGATATCTCGATCAATGGCGAAGACACGATCTCCTCGATCGAAGAGACCATGTTCGACCTGGTCGAGAACAAGTTTGCCACGCTTCAGTCCCTGTTGGAAATTCGTGCCGAAATCAACCTGATGTCCGGCGCAGCCCTGGCCCTAACCACGACCCGGGACAGCGCCATGGTGTCGATCATCCGGGATATCGCGGTGTCCTCGAACGACCGGCTCACCGGATCGATAGAGGTTCTCAAGGGATCGGAAAATGGCCTCTCCGTCGTGGAAGAGCTCGATAGCGTCCTGAGTACGCTGAACACAGCAATCGCTGCCGCAGGCACCTTTCGGCAGGTCGAGCGCGACGCAGTGCTAGAAGCGCGCCAGTCCGCTGACGTCGCCCTAGCCTCTGCTGTGGATGACATGGTCTTTGAGCTGACCATCGCCGCCGAGGATGCCAGCACCAACAACCGCGACACCATCCAGAGCCTTCTGGACAACGAGGTCGCCTTCATGAACACGCTGCTGGAAATCAACGCCAAACTGGGCGCCTTCCAGATCGAAGCCCTGAAGATCGCGACCTCTGCCACCGTCGAGCAGGCGAAGGCCAGCCAGAAGGCGTTGTCCGGAGCCGCCACGGCTCTGGCCGGATACCGGGACTTCGGCGACGGCATCCTTGCTGCTGGGCTGGACGGTCTTGCCGCGATGGCCGCGCCCGACACTGGCCTCGCCCATTTCCGCATTCAGTCACTGCTTGCCGATGGCACTGCGGTTCAGGCGGCAGATGACACTGCCAAGGCGGTGCTGGAAATTGCCGGTCTCGCCTCGCTGAGGGGCCGCGCCAGCCAAGACGCGATCACGGATCGGGCGGTCAATATCGCCGAGGATTCGACTGAGGTGAAAAGCAACCTGGTGACTCTCGCCTGGATGGGCGCGGCCTTCGTGTCCTGCGTGCTCGTGCTCAATCACCTGTTGATCGTGCGTCCCCTCAACCGGATCAGCCTGACAACCGAACGGCTGTCGCAGGGCGATATGAGCCCGGTTACGGGTTTCGACCGCGCCAGCGACGAAATCGCCCGCATCGCCGGGGCGCTGAAAGTGTTCCGGGATGGATTGGTCGAGAAAGAGGAAATCGAACGCGTTGCAGCGGAAGAGCGCGCGGCGAACCAGGCCCAACAGACCGCAGCCGTGAACGCGGTGGGCACCGGGCTTGCGAATCTGTCGCGTGGTGATCTGACCTATCGGATCGAAGAGGAACTGACCGATGGCTATGCCCAGCTTAAGGAAGATTTCAACAGAACCGCCGAGACGCTCAACCTAACGGTGGTGGATGTGGTCGCCGTAGCGGAATCGATCCGCAATGGGTCCAGCGAAATCAGCCAGGCCTCGGACGATCTCTCGCACCGTACGGAAAGCCAGGCTGCAACCCTGGAAGAAACCGCAGCCGCGCTTGAGGAATTAACGGCCAGCGTCCGCTCTGCCGCCGATGGCGCACGGGATGCAGCCACGACAACGCAGGATGCCCGGAGAGAGGCAACCGACAGCGGTGAAGTCGTGGAAAACACAGTCAAGGCGATGAAAGATATCGCGGATAGCTCTGACCAGATTGCCCAGATCATCGGCGTGATCGACGATATCGCCTTCCAAACCAACCTGCTGGCGCTGAACGCGGGGGTCGAAGCTGCACGCGCGGGTGATGCCGGCAAGGGCTTCGCAGTGGTTGCATCTGAGGTCCGCAGCCTGTCCCAGCGGACCGCCGATGCGGCCCATGAGATCAAGGTTTTGATTACCAAAAGCACCGAACAGGTCGGGCTTGGGGTCAAACTGGTTGACCAGGCCGGGCAAGCTCTCAGGAGCATTGTCGACCGGGTCTCGTATATCTCCAGCCTCGTTGGCAATATTGCGGACGGCACCAGCGAACAGGCGACCGGACTGTCCGAAGCCAACATCGCGGTGTCCCAACTGGATCAGGTCACCCAGCAGAACGCGGCCATGGTCGAACAAACCAACGCAGCGGGCCACTTGCTCAGCAGCGATGCCGAAAAACTGGCAACGCTGATGGGCGGGTTCACGGTGTCTTCTTCAGCGCATGTGGCCGGTGATATCCTGGAACTCCGAGAGGTTCCTCCGGACGAATGGCCCATGGCCCAGTCCGCCTGA
- a CDS encoding lysophospholipid acyltransferase family protein, translated as MSLRKRIADSPRFNRTIEGLFAAYVRFAYRTSRWQRSGFEEMDACVKRGEPVIFVLWHQRLIMAPYLFDTSLGRICALTSAARAGRLAGQILVRLGFETIPMSSHKRHVALSREVLRRTKEGCSIGIAADGPRGPARISSGVPITWARMTGCRVFTVAFAEKKVLKLPTWDKQMLPLPFSRGVLICQEWQETVPKKPTDDEAEALRQSLETSLDQITDKADQAAGRAPDPIKSA; from the coding sequence GTGAGCCTGAGAAAACGCATCGCAGACAGCCCGCGCTTCAACCGCACCATTGAGGGGCTGTTCGCCGCCTACGTCCGATTCGCTTATCGCACCTCGCGCTGGCAACGCAGCGGCTTCGAGGAGATGGACGCCTGCGTCAAACGCGGAGAGCCGGTCATATTTGTTCTGTGGCATCAACGGCTGATCATGGCGCCCTACCTGTTCGACACCTCTCTGGGGCGCATCTGCGCCCTGACCTCGGCGGCGCGGGCCGGACGGCTGGCCGGGCAAATCCTGGTGCGGCTTGGTTTCGAGACAATCCCGATGTCCAGCCACAAGCGCCACGTTGCCCTGTCGCGGGAGGTGCTGCGCCGCACCAAGGAAGGCTGTTCCATCGGGATCGCGGCCGACGGGCCGCGCGGCCCTGCCAGGATTTCCTCGGGCGTGCCGATCACCTGGGCCCGCATGACCGGCTGCCGGGTCTTCACCGTGGCCTTTGCGGAAAAGAAGGTCCTGAAGCTGCCCACCTGGGACAAGCAGATGCTGCCGCTGCCGTTTTCCCGCGGTGTACTGATCTGTCAGGAATGGCAGGAAACCGTTCCTAAGAAACCGACAGACGACGAAGCAGAGGCTCTAAGGCAAAGCCTTGAGACGTCGCTGGACCAGATCACCGACAAGGCAGACCAGGCCGCCGGACGTGCGCCTGATCCGATCAAGTCCGCCTGA